In a genomic window of Melopsittacus undulatus isolate bMelUnd1 chromosome 1, bMelUnd1.mat.Z, whole genome shotgun sequence:
- the LOC101870471 gene encoding dnaJ homolog subfamily B member 12-like: MNIRKTKEVLLESLNKNEQSANGQSQPKESTNPQFKKMGRSFPSANGEVGGEAPKGYTQDQVDAVKRVKQCKDYYEILGVNREASDEDLKKAYRKLALKFHPDKNHAPGATEAFKVIGNAYAVLSNPEKRKQYDQFGDEKLNPARHGHSHSDFHRGFEADISPEDLFNMFFGGGFPSSNVHVYSNGRMRYTYHQRQDRREHQGDSGLGLFVQLMPNLILIIVSALSQMMVSSPPYSLSHRPSVGHTHRRVTEHLKVIYYVSENFADEYMGMNLKNVEKSMEEDYIANLRNNCWKEKQQKESLLYRARYFGDSDLYRRAQSMSTPSCSRLSDVQALHGQSPPARSAEV, encoded by the coding sequence TTCTGCTCGAATCACTCAACAAGAACGAGCAATCAGCCAATGGCCAGTCCCAGCCCAAGGAGTCCACAAAccctcagttcaagaaaatGGGCCGGAGCTTCCCATCGGCCAATGGGGAGGTTGGTGGAGAGGCCCCCAAGGGCTACACTCAGGACCAGGTGGATGCAGTGAAGAGGGTAAAGCAATGCAAAGATTACTATGAAATTCTGGGAGTAAACAGAGAAGCTTCTGATGAGGACCTCAAAAAGGCTTACCGGAAACTTGCACTGAAGTTTCACCCAGATAAGAACCACGCACCAGGGGCTACAGAGGCATTTAAAGTCATTGGTAATGCATACGCAGTATTGAGCAACCCAGAGAAGAGGAAGCAATATGACCAGTTTGGAGATGAGAAACTCAACCCAGCTCGGCACGGACACAGTCACTCGGACTTCCACCGCGGGTTTGAGGCAGACATCTCCCCTGAGGACCTCTTCAACATGTTTTTTGGTGGAGGTTTTCCTTCTAGTAATGTCCACGTGTACAGCAATGGCAGGATGCGATATACCTACCATCAGAGGCAGGACAGACGAGAACATCAGGGTGACAGTGGCCTTGGGTTGTTTGTCCAGCTGATGCCTAACCTCATCCTGATCATTGTGTCTGCTCTCAGCCAGATGATGGTCTCCAGCCCACCTTACAGTTTGAGCCATAGGCCGTCTGTGGGTCACACACACAGGAGAGTAACAGAGCACTTGAAGGTCATCTACTATGTATCTGAGAACTTTGCAGATGAATACATGGGCATGAACCtgaaaaatgttgaaaagaGCATGGAGGAGGACTACATTGCAAACCTTCGAAATAACTGctggaaagagaagcagcagaaggaaagcttGTTGTACCGGGCACGCTACTTCGGAGACTCAGATCTGTATCGACGAGCACAGAGCATGAGCACCCCCAGCTGTAGCAGACTGTCAGACGTTCAAGCCCTGCATGGACAGTCACCGCCTGCCCGCTCAGCAGAGGTCTAA